A single Corvus hawaiiensis isolate bCorHaw1 chromosome 26, bCorHaw1.pri.cur, whole genome shotgun sequence DNA region contains:
- the ANKRD46 gene encoding ankyrin repeat domain-containing protein 46 yields MSYVFVNDSSQTNVPLLQACIDGDFNYSKRLLESGFDPNIRDSRGRTGLHLAAARGNVDICQLLHKFGADLLATDYQGNTALHLCGHVDTIQFLVSNGLKIDICNHQGATPLVLAKRRGVNKDVIRLLESLEEQEVKGFNRGAHSKLETMQTAESESAMESHSLLNPNLQQGEGVLSSFRTTWQEFVEDLGFWRVLLLIIVIALLSLGIAYYVSGVLPFVENQPELVH; encoded by the exons ATGTCCTACGTTTTTGTGAACGACTCCTCCCAGACAAATGTGCCGCTGCTGCAGGCTTGTATTGATGGAGATTTTAACTATTCCAAACGACTGTTAGAGAGTGGCTTTGACCCAAATATTCGTGACAGCCGAGGCCGAACTGGCCTtcacctggctgcagccagaggaaATGTAGACATCTGTCAACTCTTGCATAAATTTGGTGCTGACCTACTAGCCACTGATTACCAGGGTAACACAGCCCTTCACCTGTGTGGGCATGTCGATACCATCCAGTTCCTAGTTTCTAATGGACTTAAAATTGATATTTG CAACCACCAAGGTGCAACACCACTTGTTCTTGCCAAACGAAGGGGTGTGAATAAAGATGTGATTAGACTGCTGGAATCTTTAGAGGAGCAAGAGGTGAAAGGATTTAACAGAGGAGCTCACTCAAAGCTGGAGACAATGCAAACAGCTGAAAGCGAAAG TGCAATGGAAAGCCATTCCCTTCTTAATCCAAACCTACAGCAAGGTGAAGGAGTTCTTTCCAGTTTCCGCACAACATGGCAAGAGTTTGTGGAAGACCTGGGCTTCTGGAGGGTGCTGCTCCTCATCATTGTCATTGCTCTTCTGTCCCTTGGAATAGCATATTATGTTAGCGGGGTGCTTCCTTTTGTAGAAAACCAGCCTGAACTGGTGCACTGA